The following coding sequences lie in one Oceanicola sp. 502str15 genomic window:
- a CDS encoding thioredoxin family protein, with product MAQPPACDFGTPAADFALPATDGKTWTLADVSGEKGTLIMFICNHCPYVKGIIDRLVTDAQTLQTAGIGVAAICANDAQSHPADSFENMVKWAEEKAFPFPYLQDESQEVARAYGAVCTPDFFGFNAAGELQYRGRLDAFGKNEAPADAPRELVEAMMQVATTGRGPEEQVPSMGCSIKWRAA from the coding sequence ATGGCCCAGCCCCCCGCCTGCGACTTCGGCACCCCGGCCGCCGATTTTGCCCTGCCCGCCACTGACGGAAAGACCTGGACGCTGGCCGATGTGTCCGGCGAGAAGGGCACGCTGATCATGTTCATCTGCAACCACTGCCCCTACGTGAAAGGCATCATCGACCGCCTCGTCACCGATGCGCAGACCCTCCAGACCGCAGGCATCGGCGTTGCCGCGATCTGCGCCAACGATGCGCAGAGCCACCCGGCCGACAGCTTCGAGAACATGGTGAAGTGGGCCGAGGAAAAGGCCTTTCCCTTCCCCTACCTGCAGGACGAGAGCCAGGAGGTTGCGCGGGCCTATGGCGCGGTCTGCACACCGGACTTTTTCGGGTTCAACGCGGCGGGCGAATTGCAGTATCGCGGGCGGCTAGATGCCTTCGGAAAGAACGAGGCCCCGGCCGATGCGCCGCGCGAACTGGTGGAAGCCATGATGCAGGTGGCGACCACCGGCAGAGGCCCCGAAGAACAGGTCCCTTCGATGGGCTGCTCGATCAAATGGCGGGCCGCTTGA
- a CDS encoding biotin transporter BioY, whose protein sequence is MSRVSERDVVMIALFAALIAVLGLIPKLTLASGIPITAQTLGIMLCGTVLGAWRGAAAAALFCLLTLIGLPLLAGGRGGLGVLMTPWAGFFVGFPVAAFVAGLVMERMRSLPVAAGAATGAAIGGIAALYAVALAWYMIAKPAGLGEAVAVAALPFIPGDIIKCVLAALITQALAKARPGALPSRG, encoded by the coding sequence ATGAGCAGAGTTTCCGAACGGGATGTTGTGATGATCGCGCTGTTTGCGGCGCTGATCGCTGTGTTGGGGCTGATCCCCAAGCTGACGCTGGCTTCGGGCATTCCGATCACGGCGCAGACCCTCGGGATCATGCTCTGCGGCACGGTGCTGGGCGCGTGGCGCGGCGCGGCGGCGGCGGCGCTGTTCTGCCTTCTGACGCTGATCGGCCTGCCGCTTCTGGCCGGGGGCCGGGGCGGGCTGGGCGTGCTGATGACACCCTGGGCCGGCTTCTTCGTGGGCTTTCCGGTGGCCGCCTTCGTGGCGGGGCTGGTGATGGAGCGGATGCGCAGCCTGCCGGTGGCGGCGGGCGCGGCCACCGGGGCCGCGATCGGCGGAATCGCGGCGCTCTACGCGGTGGCGCTGGCCTGGTACATGATCGCCAAGCCGGCTGGGCTGGGCGAGGCTGTTGCGGTGGCGGCGCTTCCGTTCATCCCCGGCGACATCATCAAATGCGTTCTGGCGGCCCTGATCACGCAGGCGCTGGCCAAGGCACGACCGGGCGCGCTTCCGAGCCGGGGCTGA
- the msrB gene encoding peptide-methionine (R)-S-oxide reductase MsrB — MNRRNFLSACAATLPVALVLSPRLLEAAEGNFEITRSKAEWKAMLTDTEYAVMREEETERAGTSPLNDEKRAGTFACKGCDLPLYSSEAKYDSGTGWPSFWQSLPDAIGTKEDRKLFSVRTECHCRRCGSHLGHIFDDGPAPTGKRHCLNGVSLKFFAA; from the coding sequence ATGAACCGCCGAAATTTTCTTTCCGCCTGCGCCGCGACCCTGCCAGTGGCGCTCGTTCTCAGCCCGCGCCTGCTCGAGGCCGCCGAGGGCAACTTTGAAATCACCCGCAGCAAGGCCGAGTGGAAGGCCATGCTGACCGACACCGAATACGCCGTGATGCGCGAAGAAGAGACCGAACGCGCCGGCACCAGCCCGCTGAACGACGAGAAACGCGCCGGCACCTTTGCCTGCAAGGGCTGCGACCTGCCGCTCTATTCCTCCGAAGCCAAGTACGACAGCGGCACCGGCTGGCCGTCGTTCTGGCAGTCGCTGCCAGATGCCATCGGCACCAAGGAAGATCGCAAGCTGTTTTCGGTGCGCACCGAGTGCCATTGCCGTCGCTGCGGCTCGCATCTGGGCCATATCTTCGATGATGGTCCCGCGCCCACCGGCAAACGTCATTGCCTCAACGGGGTGAGCCTCAAGTTCTTCGCAGCCTGA
- a CDS encoding imelysin family protein, which yields MTSKLKATLLATAFAAPLPALAGPAEVLANYADIAQAGYEDSLSTAQTLAAAVDALIAEPSDVTLEAAKHAWLAARVPYQQTEVFRFGNAVVDDWEGKVNAWPLDEGLIDYVEGGGATDENPLAGLNVVANPTLTISGEEIDASEITPALLSDTLHEADEVEANVATGYHAIEFLLWGQDLNGTEHGAGARPYTDYASGDACTGGNCDRRAAYLKAATELLITDLEEMVAAWGEGGEGRSAVTADETAGLTAILTGMGSLSYGEQAGERMKLGVMLHDPEEEHDCFSDNTHNSHYYDGLGIQNVYLGEYQRVDGSVVKGESLASLVAAADPSLDAELTAALAHTMRELGQIKTAAEAGYSYDQMLAAGNAEGEALVMGAVDGLVAQTRSIERAVTALGLDGLDVEGSDSLDNPDAVFQ from the coding sequence ATGACTTCCAAGCTCAAAGCCACGCTCCTCGCCACGGCCTTCGCCGCGCCCCTTCCGGCGCTCGCCGGCCCCGCCGAGGTGCTCGCCAACTATGCCGACATCGCTCAGGCAGGCTATGAAGACAGCCTCTCCACGGCCCAGACCCTCGCCGCGGCCGTCGATGCCCTCATCGCCGAGCCCTCCGATGTCACCTTGGAAGCCGCCAAGCACGCATGGCTCGCCGCCCGCGTCCCCTACCAGCAGACCGAGGTGTTCCGCTTCGGCAACGCGGTGGTCGACGACTGGGAAGGCAAGGTCAACGCATGGCCGCTCGACGAGGGGCTGATCGACTATGTCGAAGGCGGCGGCGCAACGGATGAAAACCCGCTCGCCGGGCTGAACGTGGTCGCCAACCCCACGCTCACCATCTCCGGCGAAGAGATCGACGCCAGCGAGATCACCCCGGCCCTGCTGTCCGACACGCTGCACGAGGCCGATGAGGTCGAGGCCAACGTGGCCACCGGCTACCACGCCATCGAATTCCTGCTCTGGGGCCAGGACCTGAACGGCACCGAGCACGGCGCGGGCGCTCGCCCCTACACCGATTACGCCAGCGGTGACGCCTGCACCGGCGGCAACTGCGACCGCCGCGCCGCCTATCTCAAGGCCGCAACCGAGCTGCTGATCACGGACCTCGAAGAAATGGTCGCCGCATGGGGCGAAGGTGGCGAAGGCCGCAGCGCCGTGACGGCGGATGAAACCGCCGGCCTCACCGCCATCCTCACCGGCATGGGCTCGCTCTCCTACGGCGAGCAGGCCGGCGAGCGGATGAAGCTCGGCGTCATGCTGCACGACCCCGAGGAAGAGCATGACTGCTTCTCCGACAACACCCACAACTCGCACTACTACGACGGGCTGGGCATCCAGAACGTCTATCTGGGCGAGTATCAGCGGGTCGATGGATCGGTGGTTAAAGGCGAAAGCCTGGCCTCCCTCGTGGCCGCCGCCGATCCGTCGCTGGACGCAGAGCTGACTGCCGCGCTGGCGCACACCATGCGCGAACTCGGCCAGATCAAGACCGCCGCCGAAGCGGGCTATTCCTATGACCAGATGCTCGCCGCCGGGAACGCCGAAGGCGAGGCGCTGGTGATGGGCGCGGTCGACGGGCTTGTGGCCCAGACCCGCTCGATCGAGCGCGCAGTCACGGCGCTCGGCCTCGACGGGCTGGACGTGGAAGGCTCCGACAGCCTCGACAACCCCGACGCGGTCTTCCAGTAA
- the hemP gene encoding hemin uptake protein HemP, with the protein MNAHVSTPSATALPLHDARSLTQGGIQAMIELDGQTYFLRITRAGKLILTK; encoded by the coding sequence ATGAACGCACATGTGAGCACCCCCTCGGCCACCGCGCTGCCCCTGCACGACGCGCGCTCGCTGACCCAGGGCGGCATCCAGGCCATGATCGAACTCGACGGGCAAACCTATTTCCTGCGCATCACCCGCGCCGGAAAGCTGATCCTGACCAAATGA
- the bfr gene encoding bacterioferritin: MKGDEKVIEYLNAALRSELTAVSQYWLHYRMQDDMGLKGLADKSREESIEEMHHADKLITRILFLEGHPNLQKLDPLRIGETPKEMLEADLAAEHEARTLYKEARDHCESVGDYVSKNLFEELMTDEEGHIDFLETQLDLHDRVGEQNYAQINASTAADAE, translated from the coding sequence ATGAAAGGCGACGAAAAGGTAATCGAATACCTCAACGCAGCACTCCGGTCGGAACTGACCGCCGTCAGCCAGTATTGGCTGCACTACCGGATGCAGGACGACATGGGCCTGAAGGGCCTTGCCGACAAGTCGCGCGAGGAAAGCATCGAAGAGATGCACCACGCCGACAAGCTGATCACCCGCATCCTCTTTCTTGAAGGCCACCCCAACCTGCAAAAGCTCGACCCGCTGCGCATTGGCGAGACTCCCAAGGAAATGCTCGAGGCCGATCTGGCCGCCGAGCACGAGGCCCGTACGCTCTACAAGGAAGCCCGCGACCACTGCGAAAGCGTGGGCGATTACGTGTCCAAGAACCTGTTTGAAGAGCTGATGACCGACGAGGAAGGTCACATCGACTTCCTCGAAACCCAGCTCGATCTGCACGACCGCGTGGGCGAGCAGAACTACGCCCAGATCAACGCCTCCACCGCCGCCGACGCCGAGTAA
- a CDS encoding di-heme oxidoredictase family protein, which produces MPLRLSLLLTLLAAPLAAQNLTDDHLAVTPRTKAEAARIAAVTAPATAFTAPEAFEQNPGGAATVRRRDNADAFSQPSGNIDFARELDFKLGNGLFRKLWVSAPSSTLASDGLGPLYNARSCQRCHLKDGRGHPPESGENDGTTMFLRVSVPGGPKDGIDEIADYIATLPEPTYGGQMQDHSLPGIPAEYRLGITYEEIPVPLSGGETASLRAPTYTAENLGWGPLAPDAMLSPRVAPQMIGLGLIEAIPAADILANADPDDTNGDGISGRANIVWSLEYDKPMLGRFGLKAGMPTIREQSAAAFAGDIGISSPLHPDGFGDCALAQAACQQAPHGDQDARGFEIADDGLDLVTFYSRNLAVPARVAAEDPQVLRGKQLFYETGCIACHTPKFVTHRLPEQPEQSFQLIWPYSDFLLHDMGEGLADHRPEARATGREWRTAPLWGIGLTSQVSGHTQLLHDGRARNLLEAILWHGGEAQSQRDAVVDMPPPDRAALLRYLESL; this is translated from the coding sequence ATGCCCCTCCGCCTCTCCCTCCTCCTCACGCTGCTGGCCGCCCCCCTCGCTGCGCAGAACCTGACCGACGACCATCTCGCCGTGACGCCGCGCACCAAGGCCGAAGCCGCCCGCATCGCGGCTGTCACCGCCCCCGCCACAGCCTTCACCGCGCCCGAGGCCTTCGAGCAAAACCCTGGTGGCGCGGCCACCGTGCGCCGTCGCGACAATGCCGATGCCTTCTCCCAGCCCTCCGGCAACATCGACTTCGCCCGCGAACTCGATTTCAAGCTGGGCAACGGCCTGTTCCGAAAGCTCTGGGTCTCCGCCCCCTCCTCTACCCTCGCGTCTGACGGTCTCGGCCCGCTCTACAACGCCCGTTCCTGCCAGCGCTGCCACCTCAAAGACGGGCGCGGTCACCCGCCCGAGTCGGGCGAGAACGATGGCACCACCATGTTCCTGCGCGTCTCCGTCCCCGGAGGCCCCAAGGACGGGATCGACGAGATCGCCGATTACATCGCCACCCTCCCCGAACCCACCTACGGCGGCCAGATGCAGGACCACTCCCTGCCCGGCATCCCGGCCGAATACCGCCTCGGCATCACCTATGAGGAAATCCCGGTGCCGCTCTCGGGCGGCGAAACCGCCTCGCTCCGCGCCCCCACCTACACGGCTGAAAACCTCGGCTGGGGCCCGCTCGCGCCGGACGCCATGCTCTCCCCCCGCGTCGCGCCGCAAATGATCGGCCTCGGGCTGATCGAGGCGATCCCGGCGGCGGACATCCTCGCAAATGCTGACCCCGACGACACCAACGGCGACGGCATCTCGGGCCGCGCCAACATCGTCTGGTCGCTGGAATACGACAAACCCATGCTGGGCCGCTTCGGCCTCAAGGCCGGAATGCCCACCATCCGCGAACAATCGGCAGCCGCCTTCGCCGGTGACATCGGCATCTCCTCACCCCTCCACCCCGACGGCTTTGGCGATTGCGCCCTCGCTCAGGCCGCCTGCCAGCAAGCCCCCCACGGCGATCAGGATGCGCGCGGCTTCGAAATCGCCGATGACGGGCTCGACCTGGTCACATTCTACTCCCGCAACCTCGCCGTCCCGGCCCGCGTTGCGGCGGAGGATCCGCAGGTGCTGCGCGGCAAGCAACTGTTCTACGAAACCGGCTGCATCGCCTGCCACACCCCCAAGTTCGTCACCCACCGCCTGCCCGAGCAGCCCGAACAGAGCTTCCAGCTGATCTGGCCCTATTCCGACTTCCTGCTACACGACATGGGCGAGGGCCTGGCCGACCACCGCCCCGAGGCCCGCGCCACGGGGCGCGAATGGCGCACCGCCCCGCTCTGGGGCATCGGCCTCACAAGCCAGGTCTCCGGCCACACGCAGCTTCTGCACGATGGCCGCGCAAGAAACCTCCTCGAAGCCATCCTCTGGCACGGCGGCGAGGCGCAATCCCAGCGCGACGCCGTTGTCGACATGCCCCCGCCCGACCGCGCCGCCCTGCTCCGCTACCTCGAAAGCCTCTGA
- a CDS encoding energy-coupling factor transporter transmembrane component T: protein MISLTSPVETPYHRLPAGLKLGLLCVATTGLFALGSLWGQFAALAVVAALYAAPGAGFARAGAAALRPVALFVALIAVWHIATGTLAEGAVIVLRLVSAVALANLVTMTTRLADMLAVLHWITTPLRWLGIRTRPLELAISLVIRFIPVLSAKGAALAESYRARSARKRPGWRIAAPLAGLALDDAERVAEALRARGGLSEGARE, encoded by the coding sequence ATGATCTCACTGACCTCGCCGGTTGAGACGCCCTATCACCGGCTGCCCGCCGGGCTGAAGCTGGGTCTGCTTTGCGTGGCGACCACGGGGTTGTTCGCGCTGGGCTCCCTTTGGGGGCAGTTCGCCGCGCTCGCTGTCGTCGCTGCGCTCTACGCCGCTCCGGGCGCAGGGTTTGCCAGGGCCGGCGCCGCCGCGTTGCGCCCGGTGGCGCTTTTCGTGGCGTTGATCGCGGTCTGGCACATTGCCACGGGCACGCTGGCCGAAGGCGCGGTGATCGTGCTGCGGCTGGTGAGCGCGGTGGCGCTGGCCAATCTGGTGACGATGACGACGCGGCTGGCCGACATGCTCGCGGTGCTGCACTGGATCACCACGCCGCTGCGTTGGCTCGGCATCCGAACCCGGCCGCTGGAGCTTGCCATTTCACTGGTCATCCGGTTTATCCCGGTCTTAAGTGCCAAGGGCGCGGCCCTGGCCGAAAGCTACAGGGCGCGGTCTGCGCGCAAACGGCCCGGATGGCGCATCGCCGCGCCACTTGCGGGCCTTGCGCTGGACGATGCAGAACGGGTGGCCGAAGCGCTGCGGGCGCGGGGCGGATTGAGCGAAGGGGCAAGAGAATGA
- a CDS encoding anti-sigma factor domain-containing protein — protein sequence MSEQATYDEDDIALAGEYVLRLLGAGDVAGFESRLTSEPALRELVTEWQEGLSSLADEVAETPPAALWRRIEAAAHGPEVRSRPSLWRWLAGGAVAALLALAVFVVLPPGPGAAPTHQAQIAAEDGSLVVRAALEPEGELLLTREAGGPRPGRALELWLIAEGADAPVSLGVLPESAEARLIVPEELRAAFTGGTLAISDEPPGGSPTGAPTGDVLAAAPVELL from the coding sequence ATGAGCGAGCAGGCCACATACGACGAAGACGACATCGCCCTTGCGGGTGAGTATGTCTTGCGTCTGCTGGGGGCCGGAGACGTGGCGGGGTTCGAGTCCCGGCTGACCTCCGAGCCCGCCCTGCGCGAGCTTGTGACCGAGTGGCAGGAGGGCCTGTCGTCGCTTGCCGACGAGGTTGCCGAAACGCCGCCCGCCGCGCTCTGGCGCCGGATCGAGGCCGCGGCTCATGGCCCCGAGGTGCGCTCGCGCCCGTCGCTCTGGCGCTGGCTCGCCGGCGGCGCGGTGGCGGCGCTGCTTGCGCTCGCCGTCTTCGTGGTCCTTCCGCCCGGCCCCGGCGCCGCGCCGACCCATCAAGCCCAGATCGCGGCCGAGGACGGCTCGCTCGTTGTCAGGGCCGCGCTTGAGCCCGAGGGCGAGCTGCTGCTCACCCGCGAAGCAGGCGGCCCCCGTCCGGGCCGCGCGCTTGAGCTCTGGCTGATCGCCGAGGGCGCGGATGCGCCGGTCTCGCTCGGGGTTCTGCCCGAAAGCGCCGAAGCCCGGCTGATCGTGCCCGAAGAGCTGCGCGCAGCCTTCACCGGCGGCACGCTGGCAATCTCCGACGAGCCCCCCGGCGGCTCGCCCACCGGCGCGCCCACGGGCGATGTGCTGGCTGCGGCTCCCGTCGAGCTGCTCTGA
- a CDS encoding fasciclin domain-containing protein, whose amino-acid sequence MTFAKTLAATAAAALLAGTAFAANPEVGGAPMFEDKNIVENAVNSADHTTLVAAVQAAGLVETLQGEGPFTVFAPTNAAFEKLPEGTVENLLKPENKDMLTKVLTCHVVAADAMSAAINQMIIDDDGAHDVSTVGGCVFTARMNGNDIQIEDEMGNTATVTIADVKQSNGVIHVIDTVLLPKM is encoded by the coding sequence ATGACTTTCGCCAAAACACTCGCCGCAACCGCCGCCGCCGCCCTTCTTGCCGGCACTGCCTTTGCCGCAAACCCCGAAGTGGGCGGTGCACCGATGTTCGAAGACAAGAACATCGTCGAGAACGCCGTGAACTCCGCCGACCACACCACGCTGGTCGCCGCCGTTCAGGCCGCCGGTCTCGTGGAAACGCTGCAGGGTGAAGGCCCCTTCACCGTGTTCGCCCCGACCAACGCCGCGTTCGAAAAGCTGCCCGAGGGCACCGTGGAGAACCTGCTGAAGCCTGAGAACAAGGACATGCTGACCAAGGTTCTGACCTGCCACGTGGTGGCTGCCGATGCGATGTCGGCCGCGATCAACCAGATGATCATCGACGATGATGGCGCACACGACGTCAGCACCGTTGGCGGCTGCGTGTTCACCGCCCGCATGAACGGCAACGACATCCAGATCGAAGACGAGATGGGCAACACCGCCACCGTCACCATCGCCGATGTCAAGCAGTCCAACGGCGTGATCCACGTGATCGACACCGTGCTTCTGCCGAAGATGTAA
- a CDS encoding Lrp/AsnC family transcriptional regulator codes for MQKIGRNTVIELDALDESIIQHLSRDARLSMTELARRVGLSKTPVLARVRRLEEAGLITGYHATLSWPKLGLGCVTFVQVRLTDTREKALKAFNAAVVGLPEVEECHMIASGFDYLLKVRTRDVASYREVMGEKLSELPHVASTSSYVALEVVKES; via the coding sequence ATGCAGAAAATTGGCCGAAATACAGTGATTGAGCTCGACGCGCTGGACGAATCCATCATCCAGCATCTCAGCCGCGACGCCCGCCTCTCGATGACCGAACTCGCCCGCCGCGTGGGCCTGAGCAAAACCCCGGTACTGGCCCGCGTGCGCCGGCTCGAGGAGGCGGGGCTCATCACCGGCTACCACGCCACCCTGTCATGGCCCAAGCTTGGGCTCGGCTGCGTGACCTTCGTGCAGGTCCGTTTGACCGATACCCGCGAGAAGGCATTGAAGGCCTTCAACGCGGCCGTTGTCGGGCTGCCGGAGGTGGAAGAATGCCACATGATCGCTTCGGGCTTCGACTACCTGCTGAAGGTGCGCACCCGCGACGTGGCCAGCTATCGTGAGGTGATGGGCGAAAAGCTTTCCGAGCTGCCTCATGTGGCCTCCACCTCCTCCTATGTTGCACTCGAAGTGGTCAAGGAGAGCTGA
- a CDS encoding sigma-70 family RNA polymerase sigma factor, protein MVTPEEIEGMIARCGLGDRTAFSELYQATSSKLFGICLRILKERSEAEDALQEVYLRIWRKAESYVAGGPSPMAWLSTVARNLAIDRLRAKAPPADELSDAPELVARGPTPEQSAVAAGEAARIGACLGELEPDRAGAVRGAYLEGATYDELAGRFGVPLNTMRTWLRRSLIKLKECLER, encoded by the coding sequence ATGGTGACGCCGGAGGAGATCGAGGGGATGATTGCGCGCTGTGGTCTTGGCGACCGCACGGCGTTTTCCGAACTCTATCAGGCCACCAGTTCGAAACTTTTCGGCATCTGCCTCCGTATCCTTAAGGAACGCTCCGAAGCGGAAGACGCGCTGCAGGAGGTTTACCTGAGGATCTGGCGCAAGGCGGAGAGCTACGTGGCCGGAGGGCCCTCGCCGATGGCATGGCTGTCGACGGTAGCCCGCAACCTGGCGATCGACCGTCTGCGGGCCAAGGCGCCCCCGGCGGACGAGCTGTCGGATGCGCCGGAGCTGGTGGCCAGGGGCCCGACGCCCGAGCAGTCGGCGGTGGCGGCTGGCGAGGCGGCCCGGATCGGGGCTTGCCTCGGCGAGCTGGAGCCGGATCGCGCGGGTGCCGTTCGCGGTGCCTACCTCGAGGGGGCGACATATGACGAGCTGGCAGGCCGCTTCGGCGTGCCGCTCAACACAATGAGAACTTGGCTGCGTCGCAGCCTGATAAAACTGAAAGAGTGCCTTGAGAGATGA
- a CDS encoding nitroreductase: MEASGHRAPSVSEALAQRRSVRGFLPEPVTRDTVEAILTDARRAPSGANLQPGRFVALTGSPLKALSDALAEAIADGRPQVAQYSYFPKKMPPELKARQRAAGYALYEALGIEKRDLDGRRRQFDRNYRFFDAPVGIVVTIDKAMGKGCFMDLGMAIMALLASAEGRGLATCGLGALAHYGDVVHEALDLPEDEIVVCGIALGRADTDHPANAVRTAREPLEVFAEMRGF; the protein is encoded by the coding sequence ATGGAGGCCAGCGGCCACCGGGCACCCAGTGTCAGCGAGGCGCTGGCACAACGGCGCTCGGTGCGCGGGTTTCTGCCCGAGCCGGTAACGCGAGACACGGTAGAGGCGATCCTCACCGATGCCCGCCGGGCCCCTTCGGGCGCCAACCTTCAGCCCGGACGCTTCGTGGCCCTCACCGGCAGCCCGCTGAAGGCGCTTTCGGACGCGCTCGCCGAAGCAATTGCCGACGGGCGGCCGCAGGTGGCGCAATACTCCTACTTCCCCAAGAAGATGCCGCCCGAGCTGAAGGCCCGGCAGCGGGCCGCGGGCTATGCGCTCTACGAGGCGCTTGGCATCGAGAAGCGCGACCTCGACGGGCGGCGGCGCCAGTTCGACCGCAACTACCGCTTCTTCGACGCTCCGGTCGGGATCGTGGTGACGATCGACAAGGCGATGGGCAAGGGCTGCTTCATGGACCTTGGCATGGCAATCATGGCGCTGCTGGCAAGTGCGGAAGGGCGCGGGCTGGCGACCTGCGGGCTCGGCGCACTGGCGCATTACGGCGACGTTGTGCACGAGGCGCTGGACCTGCCGGAAGACGAGATCGTGGTCTGCGGCATTGCGCTGGGGCGGGCCGACACAGACCATCCGGCCAATGCGGTGCGCACGGCGCGCGAGCCGCTTGAGGTGTTTGCGGAGATGCGCGGGTTCTGA
- a CDS encoding bacterioferritin-associated ferredoxin produces the protein MIVCHCQSINDRDIHAAIDWMRAADPKTIITPGKIYHALGKRADCGGCMPLFLSTMRANTNLEVPPELRGLRTHRRRGKSA, from the coding sequence ATGATCGTCTGCCACTGCCAAAGCATCAACGACCGCGATATCCACGCCGCCATCGACTGGATGCGCGCCGCCGACCCGAAAACGATCATCACCCCCGGCAAGATCTACCACGCGCTTGGCAAACGCGCCGACTGCGGCGGCTGTATGCCCCTGTTTCTCTCCACAATGCGTGCTAATACCAATCTGGAGGTTCCGCCCGAGTTGCGCGGCCTCAGAACGCATCGCAGGAGAGGAAAGAGCGCATGA
- a CDS encoding energy-coupling factor ABC transporter ATP-binding protein — MGEIRLENAGYEVAGREILAPMNLVLSERRVGIVGRNGSGKSTLARLLAGLIAPSRGTVRVAGDDLFADRRAALARVGILFQNPDHQIIFPTCGEEVAFGLAQQGRKDAERAARAALAEFDKAHWWDRPVGSLSGGQRHLLCLIAVLAMAPDWLILDEPFAGLDIPTTRALHRRIAALEQKVVLISHDPAALAGFDRVIWLEGGAVEADGPAEAVLARFGAAMEGASDDLTDLAG; from the coding sequence ATGGGCGAGATCCGACTGGAGAATGCGGGCTACGAGGTGGCGGGGCGCGAGATTCTTGCGCCGATGAACCTTGTGCTGAGCGAACGGCGGGTGGGCATCGTGGGGCGCAACGGGTCGGGCAAGAGCACGCTGGCGCGGCTGCTGGCCGGGCTGATCGCCCCGAGCCGGGGCACGGTGCGCGTTGCGGGCGATGACCTGTTTGCCGACCGCAGGGCGGCGCTGGCGCGGGTGGGCATCCTGTTTCAGAACCCCGATCACCAGATCATCTTTCCGACCTGCGGCGAGGAGGTGGCCTTTGGCCTCGCGCAACAGGGCCGCAAGGATGCCGAGCGCGCCGCGCGCGCCGCGTTGGCGGAGTTCGACAAGGCGCATTGGTGGGACCGTCCGGTGGGCAGCCTCAGCGGTGGGCAGCGCCACTTGCTGTGCCTCATCGCGGTGCTGGCGATGGCGCCCGACTGGCTGATCCTCGACGAGCCCTTCGCCGGGCTCGACATTCCGACCACGCGGGCGCTGCACCGCCGTATTGCAGCACTGGAGCAGAAGGTGGTGCTGATCTCGCACGACCCGGCCGCGTTGGCAGGCTTCGACCGGGTGATCTGGCTCGAAGGTGGCGCGGTGGAGGCCGATGGACCGGCAGAGGCGGTGCTGGCGCGGTTTGGCGCGGCGATGGAGGGGGCGAGCGATGATCTCACTGACCTCGCCGGTTGA